AACAGCTCGGCCAAGGTTTCTCTCCAAGGTGACATTCAACTCCAGCTGAACGAAAACACATTGGTGGTGCTTGAACCCATTGTGGAGGGAAAGTCAGAACATTTGCGCCTGAAATTTGCCCGAGGAACCATGCGTTCAAAAACTGGCAAACAAAATCTTAATGTGCAGGCTGGAGAGTGGAGCCTTGAGGCCAAAGCCGGATCGGAAATCAGCCTAAGGACCTTTGGTGAGGACAAAGTGGAAGTGGAGGTCACCAGCGGAGAGGTGGCCCTGAACAAGGGCATCGCCGAACCATTAGGAACTCCCCTCACTTCAGGCGAAAAACTCACTATCGATGGCAGCGAAGTCCAGGAAAAGCAAAAAGTCTCACAAGACATCACCTGGGACATGGGTAATGAATTCCACCGCCTCTACTCCCACCAATTTCCTGTTTTTCTCCAACTGCGCTGGAAGGGCGAAGCAGAAGAGTTGAGAATCATCGATAACTCGGGAGAGGAGTCTCTCCTCAAAATTCTCCCAGATCAGCGGGAAATTAGCCTACCCCTGCAGAGTGGTACCTACTTTCTCAATCTGGTAAATGGAAACTCCATTTCCAACACATTTCCGGTGAGCCTGTGGCCAGCAGAAAAACTCCATTATCTCTCCCCCCTGCCCCGTGATCGAATCAGCATGGAGTCCGAATACACTTTCTCCTGGTCCCCCTCGCAACAGGCCTCCAAGTACAGGTTACAAATTGCCCAGGATGAAAGCTTCGAGCAGGTGATTGAGGAGCAAAAGAGTCCAACCAGTCAATTGGACCTCAAACTCCCCAAATCCGGCGTGTTTTACTGGCGGGTCATTGCTGAAGATGACGAGGGTTTTCTCATTCCTCCCAGTTATGATCAGCTCTTTTACGGTGTTGAAAAGCCACTAGCTGCTCCCAAACTTCGCACACCCGAACCACGCCTTCCCGCGGGAGCAACAGATACTCAAGAGACCGCCCCAACCAAAAGTGTTCCTGCTGATGACTCTAAGTCAGATGACAACTCGGGGGAACAATCCACCCCCCTTTCCCCACAGGAAGAAGGCAACAATAGTCGCGGCGGAGATTTCTTTGGTGAGATGTCGGGGGTATTCCTGCACTTATGGCATGCGATTTTTCCTGTCGCACAGGCACAGGAAGGTTCACTGAAAAAAGACCCGGCCAAGGAAATAGCCGAAAAAGCCGCCTTAGAGGCGAAAAAAACCAAACAAGAAAAAAAGACCAAACCGTCCAGCAAAGCACGCAAGGTCAAAAAGAAAATCATGTTTAGCTGGTATCCGGTTCCTGAAGCCGATTATTACATCATCGAAATCTCGGCCGCTCCGGATTTTAAGAAACCCGTTGTTGCCGAAAAAGTCCTCAAGGAAGAATACGCCTGGACCCGCTTTGAGAAGCAAAACTACTACTGGCGGGTAGCCGCCGGACAAGAAAATGGCCGCATGGGATTGTTTAGTGAAGCGGCTCAAGTTGATCTGAGCCAAGTGGCAGATATCAGCGTCAAAGAGCTGGCCCCAGGAGTTTCTCTTGTTGCGACCCCAGCCCCCGAGCCACCGCCAAAGCCAACTCCCCCTCCGGAACCAGAGAAAAAACCAGAACCTCCGCCGGAGCCAGAGCCTCCGCCCGAGCCCGAGCCCCCACCTCCATTGCGCAAAATTGAGCAGGAGTACGCCTTTCGCTTTGTCTTTGCACCTGAGTATGTTCAATGGACGCAGAAGAACAAAGACAAGGTTGAAGGAAAACTCTCTGGCTCTTCACTGGTGACGGCCGAAGCTGAAGTGAACACTCCCCTTGAGGAGAGAGGGCGATTGGTCTTTCACCTTCACTTCAGCACATTCGATTGGGTGCCGGAAAACAAAAATGCCGTTCCTCTACAGGAAAACCTGGGTACCTGGAGTATGAGAACCCGACTTTCCCATTTTCCCGCGCGGAAAAACTGGGGCTATGGTGTGGCTCTCTACCGTAGCGGCCTGCTCAAAAGATCTGAATTGGAAGTTGTTAAGTGGGAAGAACGCTTTAGTTACGGGGGAGTTCTGTCCTACCTAAAATATCTAGGAGAACGCAGTCAGTGGGAAACCGGTCTGTGGGTCACAACCGGAGACAGTATTCTTTCCACCCAATGGACCAACCGTCTAGACTACCGCATTCCATCCTGGGGAATGACCACCATTATTGGAATTGGCCTGGATGGCATTCACGAGAGCGGATCAGGAGGCGCCGAAAATATTGGTGGCGCAGCCAGCTTGCGCATCGGCTTCGAGTGGTAGCCCACATCAGCGGAATCTAAACTTGGCCTCATAGTCACGGGACCCCACACGCTCAGAAGTGACATAAATGTCGATTTGCAGATCGTGCTCTTCGTCCCAAACCACACTGTTCTCGTCCTGACAAAACACTTTCAGCCAAGCACCCATGCGCACAACCCGCACATCACGATTATTGGAATCTCGCTTCCAGTACAAGTTTGAAAGCTGCCCTCCAATGGGGCGATGATGGGAATCATTGCATTTGGCAGCATTCCTAAGTCCTTGACTCAAAAACTGAGAGTGCTCCCCCCAGCTCCACCACAATTCGGGCCACTGTTCAGGCTGAGTGAAGTTCACCACCTGCCACTCCATCGTCAACCCATCGAAGAGGCGGTCAACGTGGTAAATGCCGTTGGCAAAAAATTGGCCGACCAACCCACCCAGCTCGTCCAATTCGGAATGACTCAATAATCCAGTTTGGTGTCCCAGCTCATGGATGAGTAAGGCAAGAATGTTGGGTGTCTCCATTGCCGGCAGACCTGCCAGATAGAGGTGGTCACGGTTAATAAAGACTGGAAGTTCAGGACGAAACCCCGTACGCGCGGAGCGAACCACTCTCTCAGGTGCCTGATCAAAAAATCTGGGCGCTGATCTTGAATCGAGAAAGATCAATTTGTAAGGAAGATCCAGGTTGTCCTTAGCCACATTGAGAATTTCCAAGAGCAAAGCCTTTTGATCCCGAGATAGCTGACACTGAGGCAGTATCAAACAGCTTCTCAACAATTGCGGCAGAGTTCTGTACACCTGATGAAAGCGCACCTCAACCACGCCACCACCGTTGCCGATGATGTCCCCGCCAATCAACATTTGCCAAACACGCGGATCATCGACCTCGTCAATGGGTAACTCTCCAGCGAGCAGGAGTTCAACCTGGTTTTTGATGTCAAGGTCATCGGATGCCGCCACAGTGGCAGTCGTGAAAACAACACTCAATCCAAAAGCCAATAGCAACTTGTATGGCCCCAACTTCCTCATTGCGAACTCCCCTTCAACTCCCTAGAAGCACTCAAACCAAACAGTTGAATATTGAGTTGGTAGATATTGTCACTTTTCTCACTGTGAAACTGGCTATTGAAGGATTCCAAAAAGTCCTTCAATACCGCCTGGGCCTCCTTCATCCGATTGACGTCCAAACGAAGGGTCAGACCGGACAGCATTCTCTCTGCCATACTCTGTTCTTCGATGGATTCCAGCGCCCTCTGTAACATTCCCGCATGGTGGCGGCGAATGGCGACACTGGGGCTCTCATTGCCCCCGCGCCATGGCTGACTGGAAAGACAAAGTTGCCCCTTCTCATTTCTGGTAACAATTTGACATTCTTCCAAGACTTTTAAGGCGTAATTGATTTGCGCACAGGTCACCTTGCCCCTGAGTCTTTTTTGGATCCACTCCGGGTCTTCACGAAAGCCCGGCGCTGCAATCAGGTGTTTGACGGCAATAAAGTACCAATCGGCGACGACTTTAAACTCTTCCAGGCTTAAGCGCCTCGCCGACTTGTGGGCAGAAAAGCTCTGCAGTTTTTCCAACAAACGCTCGGGATCTCGGCCACTCTTCTGAGCCTTTTCCAGCTGAACCAGAGTTTCAAAAAAATCTTTTTCGGCAGAGGTCATCTTGAGATCATGGGCTAAGGCTTGTACCATTTCTGAGGAAGGCTGTCTCTGACCCGTCAAGACCATGGTGAGACTACTGGCTGATCT
This is a stretch of genomic DNA from Pseudobdellovibrionaceae bacterium. It encodes these proteins:
- a CDS encoding TIGR02147 family protein — translated: MESEVVGKEKPARGNSKDKGERKSRLSIFDFSDYRDFLKAAGLPGGSYSHQSNNLSKWAQRLGYRSASSLTMVLTGQRQPSSEMVQALAHDLKMTSAEKDFFETLVQLEKAQKSGRDPERLLEKLQSFSAHKSARRLSLEEFKVVADWYFIAVKHLIAAPGFREDPEWIQKRLRGKVTCAQINYALKVLEECQIVTRNEKGQLCLSSQPWRGGNESPSVAIRRHHAGMLQRALESIEEQSMAERMLSGLTLRLDVNRMKEAQAVLKDFLESFNSQFHSEKSDNIYQLNIQLFGLSASRELKGSSQ